The genome window taaaATTGAGGAATGAAGTTGATGGAAATAGGGAaggaaattgtttaatttcgATGCGCAACGTTGTATTTTTCAGCacgtaaaaacaacaacaaactaaactaagaatacaaaatacaagcaaaatacaaaaatacaaaacattaACATAAAGTTCGTTACATTCAGGACGCATTCGCGctgtttgaaaataaaaatccctcaaaacataaaaaccaaaagaaaaaaaacaaaataaaaattcacaaCTATGAAAtatcccaaaaaaaatacgGCACAGTTTGTTAAATGAAACTTAAGGTTTTGACATTTGTAAAAGAATGAAAAAGTTGAGAACCCGCAAAAAGTTCGAGTGTAAGTTGGTTTGattcaataaaactaaaaacgtGAAGCAAAAGAGAagcaaagaaagagaaaacaaaaactatgtGTTTGATTTTTTAACGGCCATTTTGCTTAAGTAATATAGCAGTCAGCTTTATGTGTAGCACATTGGAAACAAGCATGGCTGCCAATCAGACGCTGCGCGCTGCCTGCACTTGGTGCGAGCGAGACAAATATAGTATTCAAGCAAGGCAAGCAGTGCAATGCTTAGCAAGCAGTGCTGCTcttatttgaatattgaaaaGTAACTGACAATAAGTTCAGGGCAATTTAATTGTCATTGCTTTACACTATGTATTTTTCACATAACAATATGTCGACATTTGCTTGGCCACTTAAATTGATGATACCTTTGAGTGTAGCGGGTTATTTGACGAGCATAAGCCTGATACTGCTTTGTTATGATTGGCAACCCGTGGAAAAGTTGAAGGAACTCAGTCAGAATTGGTTGTTAATGGCGTGCTTGGGAATTGTGTGTATAATGCTGATCTATAGTCGACCCATGCGGTGAGCTGGTACTaaaattagatttatttttgtattaatgtTTAATTACTTCAGTTGCATCTTTGTGCTCGCTTTGCCTTCGTTGAGCAGCTCTCGAGGACGCGCTTTGCTCATCACTTTGGCCTTCTTTGTGGCTGCTTTGGGTCCCTCGGCCAATATTATGGCCAATCTGCGCATAATGCTGCAAAGTCTGGACTGTGGTCAGCAACTGTTGCGTCAGGCAATTGGTCAGTTGTTGGATGTGCTGCTCGAACCCATTAAAACGGTTCAATCAGCTGTTGGACTAATGTTGGACGAAGTGCGTCGCGTGCTGCGTCAGGTGATGGATCTCTTGCTGAGCATCCAAAGATACTTGGTGTTCTTTAGTGAGTCGACAATTTTAAACGGTCTATTGATtccaaatttgttaattttccCTCTTTTTAGTTGATACTTTCAAGAGTTGTTCTTCCTGGTTGAAGTCTGTGGCGGAACTTTGTAATTCCCAGCGAGGATCACCCGGCACTCGCTGTCAGCGCGCTGCTGAGCGAGTTGTGATCAAGTGTCGCGAGAATTTCGTTTATGTCAGATCACTTTGCTATGCCACCAGACTTTATATGGCCGTCTGCTTGCCTGTGATGTTGTTCGATGTGTTTTGCGTTGACTTCTGGAGCAGAAGTTGGAATTTTATGGATTCTATAATGGAACGTAAGTTTAGCTTAGATATTGATGGGTTAGAATATTAGATCAGGGAAagaattaaaatgattatCCATTTGTAGAAATATTTAGATCCTTTGACTATGAGAATCAGGATtctgaaattttcagaatatcattttgaaaataaccAATATCGTCGGTTTAAAATTTAAGCGAATTTGTTGATCTTTTGCGGAGTTATTTTACAAACTAAAtcttaatttgaatttattaatttgatctATAATACGTATTTATAgctaaagttttaaatttaagctttTTAAACGATCCCTTAATTCATATAAAAACGACAATGATAAAATCCAAAATTCCTAAAATACATGCTGAACATTACGAGTattctatatttaatttttgtcgAGCGccgaaaaactaaaaaagattttattttttatacttctattttttattactttatagGCTATTATGAATTTGTAGCACAGCTGGAGCAAATGTTTGATGCTAGCATCAGTTTTAAGCACAATTTTAACTTTCACACAAATGCCTCGAAGAATCTTTCCGATGTCAGCGAGCAGATCCTGCAGGATATCACACAGAGTCTGCGTCCTTTTCGAGTTTTGCAAAGCTGTCTGGATTTactttgctggctgctgctgttgctggtgtttgTCAAGTGGGCGagacaaattaaatatagtttatcTTAATACTTTACAATTCTTTCTAGCGCCGCCTTCTTCTATCTGCAGTATATGCAGAGTCGCAGTTATCAGAATGTTTATTTGACTAGCGACTTTTATGCGATTGAACAACAATTCAGGCTACAAGGAAGAAGACGAGTGTTGCCGTTAAAGTGTCTAGAGCGTGGCAAGTACTTGAAGGTacatttatggtatattttgagtgtatagtttattgatataccaaatattgcttttggtatattgcagTACAGTACAGTATTCTATGCATAGGGTAAAATGTAAAACCTTGTACCAATAgcgaatgttttttttttttggtatattttgttgcaGTAGattattgatataccaaatattgcttttttgtatatttgagtatattCAATCAACACTAGGGAAGTGTACAACTTTTTGCCAATAGAAGATGTCTCTAATTTATTGGTAAtttctatggtatttttttgtgtagtagattattgatataccaaaaatagcttTTGGTATGTTTCAGTATATTCAATCAAGAGTATAGAAGTGTACAAAGGAGATATTTCTAATTTGTTGGTAatttctatggtatattttgtgctttatggtatattttgaatgtaatgcAGCGTATTTCTCAAGATattaaatatagcttttggtatattgcatCCATTGGgtaaaattgtattgaaatttTGTGTCAATAGGAATTgaatccattttttttttttggtatattagatataccaaatataacttgtggtatatttttttttttactttttagttatattaatttgatatattttagcaATATTTCCGTATAGTGGATATCACTCgattgtaactttcttacttgttttctagTTACTTAACAATTTTCCTCCTTAATTCTTCAGCTTAGCAGTCTGCATCTCACAAGTTGCGAGTGTCTATTGCTGGCTGAGCATGCGTTCTTGCTGCTCATCAGCTGCGTTCAGCTCTTTGCAATTTGTCTGGTGGATTACAGTCTCTTCTGGCTGCTGGCCAGCATCTCCTTCTATGGCCATCAGCAGGCGGAACTCGAGTTGCCCGCTTACATTGAACTGGAGATCAAACAAGGAGGTTTCATGGGCGACATCATGCGTGGCATTGCGAATGCTTTTCGTCCTTTAACACAACAAAGATCGCTGGATACGCAAGCTTGTCTGCCGTTACCTTTGAGGCCCAACTTTCGCAAGTACTTGGAGATATTTCAGTTGTGTCTGCTCGCCTGGCTTATACTGTTAACGGAGCCCTTTGTGCTGCGTTTGAGGCACGTGATCATGCAACATTTTAATCCAGAACGTGCGAAAGAAAGAGCGATTTATTTGCATCAGAAGATAATCAAGGAGAGAGGTGAGTGCATAAGataagtattatttattttactatatatagtatattgtgttgtctttggtatattttgggtagaccagtatatcgataaatttgttaaatttgagTGTCgattattaaatagttttgtataataaaacaCGTTCAAATTTGGTTAAAAATCTGGTATACTTTGtactctttagtatattttgaatatgcaTCAATAATTAGGTATATCAATAAATGCTGaatatatattcggtatattttcagaataataccgcactgcttagctttttattgaaaatgggtagcgcgtatcttacagtcgagcacacacgTCTTTAGCTTCCTTGCTTAAATTTGCAACTCCTCGAATactttttaaatcaattaaactAACAAATTgcagattttaatttttaagctgcgcagaataatttaaatagataACATAGTAAATACATTCTAcgtgattcctgaaaatttcattacaatCGGTTGATAATATTAAAAGGATATTAAagatcaaatttattttgcttactgattctatctctcttttctctcatATAGCTAACTTCTTTAAGATGCCACGTCGCCAGGCACGAGCTACATTTCTTTACCCTGCCACAAGTCATAGAAGCAGCTGCTTGAAATGGCTGCACTCCAAGCTATGCTGGTCAGAACAACTGCTGTGCAACTCCAAAATATATCACTAACTCTGTTTCTTCTGTAGTTGCTGCCACTTTCTCTGGCCTCGCTGTGATGTGTGCGTCCTTTGTGGCAAGCTGCTTAGCTCGTTAGTCTGGTAACTCgcaaccaaaaatatatttcatctCAGGATCGCTCTTACAGCTCAACCCGCATCAATTGTGATTCACCTGGTTGCCAAGGCATCTTTTGCCAGCTTTGCTTTAGCTCATcgaataataaatgcaatctTTGCCAACGATCTTTGGATTGTGACGATTGCAGCGTTATCTCGGAGGTTCAGTAAGCAACTTGAATTTGGCAAATCTATCTATTGAGTATACTTATAAGTCTTTATTCCAGGGACTCCTCGGATGATCCCGATGCGGTTTCCTATGgacagcagcaggcaaaacTTTATTCCGGTAAATAACAGacccattttgaaaattttatacaaaaaaattgaattgttaatagctaattttatatataatataataatataatataatataataataattaattaattaattataataattatatataatttattaaaatacaaaaactttTTGGATAAATCACACGACTTCGTTATTTAATTGCATCCTAAACACCTCAGTTCCTTTGACTTTGCGTATTATATTCTTAAACTTAATtctaatcaataaatattgacaaataaataagctAATTAATTggctttttcaatttttcgaCAAGTTTATTCAAAGTTCTTTTATACAGTATATTCAGTTGAATGCATTTAGCGTCTGgttatatttcagtattttttggtatattaatttggtatatttttttagaataGTCCgctttgttttggttttattcgAAATGGATAGGGGACAATTtggccttcggtatattttagtattttttctggtatattaatttggtatatataagaATAGTATCGCAGTTTCTTGCTTTTAGTCAAAATGGATGCGAAATGGGgaaatatagtcttcggtatatttttgtaattttcgctatatgtatttggtatattttaagaattcaaAATGGAGAGCTTGTATCTGACTTCCCTACTTAATGTtcaacttttcttttatagTTGTACATGCctttttaaatcaagattttacTTGATGAGTCATCTCTCATGAATAGAGTCACAAATTCATAGGATTTCTAGTCGAAAGTCTTATagtaaaataagtaaaattttcATGAAAAATGCCGAGATATAGCAAAATCAGGTCTCGAACTTCATCTTCCTCTAGTGAAGACACATGCTGGGAGAGGAAACGAGAACCGAAACCGGAGTGGGAATGGGATCGTCAAAGTGCTGGCGACGATGGCGATGAACAGCAGACTCCATCCGACTCGGAGAATAAAACCAAGAAATCACATCATGTCTGGCCTCCACATTGGCACAAGGAGGCCAACGTATATTACGgcataaaaggaaaaaagttGCGGTACTCCAGCGAGGCAAGATCGGATTACGATATATTGAATAGGCAAAAATCAGCGGGAAAAGACGAAGCGGGAAAAGACGAGCCACCCGTCTATCCCCAAGAGAAACCACAGAAACCAGCCAAGGATCCGCAGCCACCAGCTAAAGAGGATGTAGTTACAACTCTTCCGTTTGAGCACATGCTCATGTATGTCATTGGGGGCTACATCTCGGGTATTTTTTTGGTGCTCTTCTGGTACATGTTCGACAAGAAGGCGGATCGAGATCTCAATATGATGTGGCTGCTCATCGTGCTCCTAGTGCTGCTCATTTTAGTACTTTGCTGTAGTCACACGACGAGGTGAGTAAGAAGTTCTTGATGGGGTTTGAGTAAACCTTGAACATCGATTTCAGTTGAAGTGTATAAGAAACTAGAGAGTTGATAGAACTGTTCATCTACATTTGAATCTCAGGATCTTAGAACTTAAAAAAGGAAGAATCCTCAATTTGAAATAGTTTCAACATTACACAATGTCTTCTTCTAATTCATGAGTCAAGTTAACCTATAGCCATGAAGTTTAgtcaaatatatgtatgaagtTGATTCACTGAGTAAACCAGTCAACAGACTGTTCAACTGGTAAGAGCCAGGAGGCTGAAACACGTACAAAAAGTagttctttaaaaaatatctGAATTAAGTGCTGGGAGGTTGCTATCACAACACagaatacttaaataaaatatcagtGGTAAGAGCTAGGAGGCTGAAATGCCTACACAACATAGCTTGCCAAAAACTTCAGTGGTAAGAGCTGGAAGATTATACGTAATGAAGTTTACCAAAAATTTTGGATTTTCGCTTCACCCTTGGCTAGTTGAATCCCTGAACTAATCAGTCAGTGAGCGAATGAAATAGTCTATAATATTAATGGAACTCTTTCTTCTCCTTTCCTCATTTTCAGATGCATTGGCGCTCTGTTTTTTCCGATACTCGGTGGCTATAGAGGACGCCTGTTGCTCATGACCTGGGCCTTTTACTTGGCTTTGACTGGACCCGTGATGAATATCATTCGCAATATAGACATCATGATACGAAGTGTGGCCTGTGATCAGGGTCTGGTGCACAGT of Drosophila nasuta strain 15112-1781.00 chromosome 3, ASM2355853v1, whole genome shotgun sequence contains these proteins:
- the LOC132793011 gene encoding DC-STAMP domain-containing protein 2-like, encoding MYFSHNNMSTFAWPLKLMIPLSVAGYLTSISLILLCYDWQPVEKLKELSQNWLLMACLGIVCIMLIYSRPMRCIFVLALPSLSSSRGRALLITLAFFVAALGPSANIMANLRIMLQSLDCGQQLLRQAIGQLLDVLLEPIKTVQSAVGLMLDEVRRVLRQVMDLLLSIQRYLVFFIDTFKSCSSWLKSVAELCNSQRGSPGTRCQRAAERVVIKCRENFVYVRSLCYATRLYMAVCLPVMLFDVFCVDFWSRSWNFMDSIMERYYEFVAQLEQMFDASISFKHNFNFHTNASKNLSDVSEQILQDITQSLRPFRVLQSCLDLLCWLLLLLVFVNAAFFYLQYMQSRSYQNVYLTSDFYAIEQQFRLQGRRRVLPLKCLERGKYLKLSSLHLTSCECLLLAEHAFLLLISCVQLFAICLVDYSLFWLLASISFYGHQQAELELPAYIELEIKQGGFMGDIMRGIANAFRPLTQQRSLDTQACLPLPLRPNFRKYLEIFQLCLLAWLILLTEPFVLRLRHVIMQHFNPERAKERAIYLHQKIIKERANFFKMPRRQARATFLYPATSHRSSCLKWLHSKLCCCCHFLWPRCDVCVLCGKLLSSSTRINCDSPGCQGIFCQLCFSSSNNKCNLCQRSLDCDDCSVISEVQDSSDDPDAVSYGQQQAKLYSGK